The following coding sequences lie in one Burkholderiales bacterium genomic window:
- a CDS encoding poly-gamma-glutamate hydrolase family protein, giving the protein MHIDRYHSYSEIAEHEVEGTNFAITVVRHSFSGVAVIAPHGGKIEPRTSEIARAIAAEDFNLYLFEGIKKRGNYAALHITSRRFDEPSCLELLSTCSFVIAIHGCVGHDERVLIGGLDNTLKDKVATELRQVGVNVQNDGHNFQATDPNNICNRGQSNRGVQLELTRALRGSANEQRVAEAVRAALLPLQAAT; this is encoded by the coding sequence ATGCACATTGATCGCTACCATAGCTATAGCGAGATCGCTGAGCATGAGGTCGAGGGAACAAACTTTGCGATCACTGTGGTTCGGCACTCCTTCTCGGGGGTGGCCGTCATTGCCCCGCATGGAGGTAAGATCGAACCACGCACTTCCGAGATCGCCCGTGCCATCGCCGCAGAGGATTTCAATCTCTACCTGTTCGAAGGCATCAAAAAGCGTGGAAACTATGCGGCGCTACATATTACCAGCCGTCGCTTTGACGAGCCTTCGTGCCTTGAGCTGTTATCAACCTGCTCATTCGTCATCGCCATTCACGGTTGTGTCGGTCATGATGAGCGCGTCTTGATCGGCGGGCTCGACAATACATTGAAGGACAAAGTGGCCACAGAGCTTCGACAGGTCGGTGTCAACGTCCAGAACGATGGCCATAATTTCCAGGCAACAGACCCCAACAATATCTGCAACCGTGGGCAGTCAAATAGAGGCGTTCAGCTTGAGCTCACTCGCGCGCTCCGGGGCAGCGCCAACGAGCAGCGTGTTGCCGAGGCAGTTCGTGCGGCCTTGCTTCCATTGCAGGCTGCGACATAA
- a CDS encoding DUF465 domain-containing protein — protein MGEHLMEDLDIEALKNRINELKIQHRDLDEVIARLSESPTVDQLQLQRLKKRKLLLKDQIFMLEGLLTPDIPA, from the coding sequence ATGGGAGAACACCTCATGGAAGACCTCGATATCGAAGCGCTAAAAAATCGCATCAACGAGCTGAAAATCCAGCACCGCGACCTGGACGAAGTCATCGCCAGACTGTCGGAGTCGCCTACGGTGGATCAGCTGCAATTGCAGCGCCTGAAAAAGCGCAAATTGCTGCTGAAAGACCAGATTTTCATGCTCGAGGGTTTGCTTACTCCCGATATCCCGGCATAA
- a CDS encoding DUF3800 domain-containing protein, producing the protein MRNATLIPFIVMWLIFLDEAGFTRGDWRNGIAQQPYYTLSAVCLPGARLATVYQDIRAKVTGLNLVQLPRPLGQNYEIKARDIASGTGWWQTHNTERNAVRDTMLSAPRAHDGCAFVVVVDKAAHAARYTWPDDPYLLAFRFAFERLNQFLEEKQSYAYCVYDQNTRLQESVLAQSSALIQQGSYITGYSWFYEQHYEFVLEIERIVELAFGDSKHSLGLQIADYFATFAYQYFRDGRPAGIGWWNTLESNLHRAHGTLNGIGLKVFP; encoded by the coding sequence TTGAGAAATGCAACTCTGATTCCTTTTATTGTTATGTGGCTCATCTTTCTCGACGAAGCAGGCTTTACACGGGGCGATTGGAGGAATGGAATTGCTCAGCAGCCGTACTACACCTTAAGCGCTGTTTGTTTACCTGGTGCGCGATTAGCGACTGTGTACCAAGACATACGTGCTAAGGTTACAGGGCTTAACTTAGTGCAATTGCCTCGGCCACTAGGTCAGAATTACGAGATAAAGGCGCGCGATATAGCTAGCGGTACAGGATGGTGGCAGACACATAACACTGAGCGCAACGCCGTCCGAGATACAATGCTTTCGGCTCCACGTGCTCATGATGGGTGCGCATTTGTAGTGGTTGTCGATAAAGCTGCTCATGCTGCCAGATACACTTGGCCTGACGACCCATACTTGCTAGCCTTCCGTTTTGCATTTGAAAGGTTGAATCAGTTTTTGGAAGAGAAACAATCGTACGCATATTGCGTTTACGATCAGAATACACGGCTGCAGGAGAGTGTTCTTGCGCAGAGTAGCGCTCTCATTCAGCAGGGAAGCTATATAACGGGGTATAGCTGGTTCTACGAGCAGCATTACGAGTTTGTCCTAGAGATCGAGCGCATCGTGGAACTAGCTTTTGGAGATTCAAAGCACTCCCTTGGGCTACAGATAGCTGATTATTTTGCAACGTTTGCTTATCAGTATTTTCGTGATGGTCGTCCCGCAGGAATCGGTTGGTGGAATACTCTTGAAAGCAACCTCCACCGTGCACATGGAACTCTCAATGGAATCGGACTCAAGGTGTTTCCGTAA
- a CDS encoding NAD(P)H-quinone oxidoreductase: protein MRCVEIPAYGGPEALTLTNRPLPQLQAGEVLVKVAAAGVNRPDMLQRQGHYPPPPGASDIPGLEIAGEIVGLDANIAQWRIGDKVCALTAGGGYAEYCAVPAPQCLPIPRGLSPIAAASLPETFFTVWSNVFDRAGLKPNETFLVQGGSSGIGVTAIQMVHAFGHRVFATAGSREKCAACEKLGAERAINYQTEDFVEVIKNATRGKGVDVILDMVGGDYVPRELKTLADDGRIVLIAWLGGSKTTLDLGEILRRRLTLTGSSLRARPVEIKAGIARSLKEKIWPLIEAGKIKPVIHATFALEEAAQAHALMESGAHIGKIVLVV from the coding sequence ATGCGTTGCGTGGAAATCCCGGCTTATGGCGGGCCTGAGGCGCTCACGCTCACAAACCGTCCACTGCCGCAACTCCAGGCGGGTGAGGTGCTGGTTAAAGTCGCCGCAGCGGGCGTCAATCGACCCGACATGCTGCAGCGGCAGGGGCATTATCCGCCGCCGCCAGGCGCCTCCGACATTCCCGGCCTGGAAATTGCGGGCGAAATCGTCGGGCTCGATGCCAATATCGCCCAATGGCGAATCGGCGACAAAGTCTGCGCGCTGACCGCGGGCGGCGGCTATGCCGAATACTGCGCGGTCCCCGCTCCACAATGCCTTCCCATCCCCAGAGGCTTGAGTCCGATTGCAGCGGCTTCGCTGCCGGAGACCTTTTTCACAGTCTGGAGCAACGTGTTCGACCGCGCGGGACTCAAGCCCAATGAAACTTTCCTGGTGCAAGGCGGCTCCAGCGGCATCGGCGTCACCGCCATTCAAATGGTACACGCGTTTGGCCATCGTGTTTTCGCCACCGCGGGCAGCCGGGAAAAATGCGCCGCGTGCGAGAAATTGGGCGCGGAACGCGCAATCAATTACCAGACGGAAGATTTTGTGGAAGTGATCAAGAATGCCACCCGGGGCAAAGGCGTGGATGTGATTCTCGACATGGTGGGCGGCGACTACGTGCCGCGCGAGCTGAAAACGCTGGCTGACGACGGGCGCATCGTACTGATTGCCTGGCTGGGCGGCTCGAAGACTACGCTGGATTTGGGCGAAATTCTGCGCCGGCGGCTCACCCTCACCGGCTCGAGCCTGCGTGCGCGCCCAGTCGAAATCAAGGCTGGAATCGCGAGAAGTCTGAAGGAAAAAATCTGGCCGCTGATTGAAGCCGGCAAAATCAAGCCGGTGATTCATGCCACGTTTGCGCTTGAAGAGGCGGCACAAGCGCACGCGCTCATGGAAAGTGGCGCTCACATCGGCAAGATCGTGCTGGTTGTGTGA
- a CDS encoding MoaD/ThiS family protein, which produces MKVLIPSPLRSYTGERNKVEAAGATLAALLADLDWRYPGIRFRMIDEQDAIRRHVRIFVNGEQVRALNVPLRASDEVIILQALSGG; this is translated from the coding sequence ATGAAGGTGCTGATCCCCAGCCCGCTGCGTTCCTACACCGGCGAGCGGAACAAGGTGGAAGCCGCCGGCGCGACGCTCGCCGCGCTGCTTGCCGATCTCGACTGGCGCTACCCCGGCATTCGCTTCCGCATGATAGACGAGCAGGACGCGATCCGCCGCCACGTCCGCATCTTCGTCAACGGCGAGCAGGTGCGCGCGCTCAATGTGCCGCTGCGAGCTTCGGATGAGGTAATCATCCTGCAGGCCTTGAGCGGCGGCTAG
- a CDS encoding SDR family NAD(P)-dependent oxidoreductase produces the protein MAKIKGSVVVVTGASSGNGAAIAKAMAKAGGRVALLARSKDALDKVAAEIASAGSQAKVYPVDLADSGAVAAVAKRITQELGAPDIIVNNAGSGRWLFVDETSPREAVQMMAVPYFAAFNVTHAFLPGMLKRNSGHIVNISSVGSRFVWPGATAYLAARWAVRGFTEALRADLDGTGIGVTLYESGVVRSPYWENNPGSRERVPKMGNLVPELTTEQVGQAIVKGVERNSRLIVIPFMMKMTYWQHAVFPRVVQWLMTKTGYRRKPV, from the coding sequence ATGGCTAAAATCAAAGGCAGTGTTGTAGTAGTAACGGGCGCTTCAAGCGGGAATGGGGCGGCTATTGCGAAAGCGATGGCGAAAGCAGGAGGACGTGTGGCGCTGCTCGCCCGCAGCAAAGATGCTTTGGACAAGGTGGCGGCCGAGATCGCCTCTGCAGGTTCGCAAGCCAAAGTTTACCCGGTGGATTTGGCTGATTCCGGCGCAGTTGCTGCAGTAGCGAAGCGAATTACGCAGGAACTGGGGGCACCGGATATCATTGTCAACAATGCTGGTAGCGGGCGATGGCTCTTCGTTGACGAAACGAGCCCGCGGGAGGCGGTTCAAATGATGGCTGTTCCCTACTTTGCGGCATTTAATGTGACGCACGCATTCCTGCCGGGCATGCTCAAGAGAAACAGCGGGCACATCGTCAATATCAGTTCCGTGGGATCGCGGTTTGTGTGGCCGGGCGCCACCGCCTATCTTGCCGCGCGCTGGGCAGTGCGGGGATTTACTGAGGCGCTGCGCGCGGATTTGGACGGAACCGGTATCGGCGTGACCTTGTACGAGTCGGGTGTAGTGCGCTCGCCTTACTGGGAAAATAATCCAGGGAGCCGCGAACGCGTTCCGAAGATGGGAAATCTGGTTCCGGAATTAACAACCGAACAGGTCGGCCAAGCCATTGTAAAAGGTGTTGAACGCAACAGCCGGTTGATCGTGATACCCTTCATGATGAAAATGACCTACTGGCAGCATGCGGTGTTTCCCCGCGTGGTTCAGTGGCTGATGACCAAGACCGGATATCGCCGCAAACCGGTCTAA
- a CDS encoding DUF3025 domain-containing protein, which yields MAAVGWDPLFLERSAMFEPLRPAGLAFLKLSDWPTLDDCRRLLASKEITNAAGLPLRFVSQVSKSGKPEGKYEARIYLQGEVQVRNENWHDLFNVLVWLTFPKSKAALNRRHFLALEQMTSEGKQNRGPTQDALTLFDEGGVIVVCGDSRLAQLLVDFKWKELFWVNRDAVIAGMKFFLFGHAIYEKALQPFTGVTGRGVIFPVVADFFAAALEQQLQLLDQKLAGYLNNPQHFNRTAELPPIPILGVPGWNAENERAAYYENEAYFRVGRKT from the coding sequence TTGGCTGCGGTCGGCTGGGATCCATTATTCCTGGAACGCTCCGCGATGTTCGAGCCGCTCAGGCCCGCGGGTCTTGCGTTTTTGAAGCTCAGCGATTGGCCAACACTTGATGATTGCCGGCGCCTGCTTGCGAGCAAGGAAATTACAAACGCCGCAGGCCTGCCGCTGCGTTTTGTCTCACAAGTCTCGAAATCCGGCAAACCCGAGGGCAAATACGAAGCGCGGATTTATTTGCAGGGCGAGGTGCAGGTGCGAAACGAAAACTGGCATGACTTGTTCAATGTGCTGGTGTGGCTGACTTTTCCCAAAAGTAAAGCGGCCCTCAACCGCAGGCATTTTCTTGCCTTGGAACAAATGACGAGTGAAGGAAAGCAAAACCGTGGGCCAACGCAGGACGCGTTAACGCTTTTCGACGAAGGCGGAGTGATTGTGGTCTGCGGCGATTCGAGGCTTGCGCAATTGCTCGTGGATTTTAAATGGAAGGAACTGTTCTGGGTTAACCGCGATGCAGTGATTGCCGGCATGAAATTTTTTCTGTTCGGCCATGCCATTTATGAGAAAGCATTGCAGCCCTTTACGGGCGTCACTGGCCGCGGAGTAATTTTTCCGGTCGTCGCGGATTTCTTCGCCGCTGCGCTCGAACAGCAATTGCAGTTGCTCGATCAGAAACTTGCCGGGTATCTTAACAATCCGCAACATTTCAACCGCACCGCCGAACTCCCACCGATTCCCATACTCGGCGTTCCGGGATGGAACGCAGAGAATGAGCGCGCGGCGTATTACGAAAACGAAGCTTATTTCAGGGTGGGGAGAAAAACGTGA
- a CDS encoding YbhB/YbcL family Raf kinase inhibitor-like protein, protein MSIFRVKRGSRRVFQHPVKGDEEMRGNYFGYDGPSPPWNDAIPHHYIFTLYALDIAKCPVQGNFTGAEVFKAISGHILAKASLTGVYSMNPAVRL, encoded by the coding sequence CTGAGCATTTTTCGTGTCAAACGCGGCTCCCGGAGAGTTTTTCAACACCCTGTTAAGGGCGACGAGGAGATGCGCGGCAATTATTTCGGCTACGACGGACCCAGTCCGCCGTGGAATGACGCCATCCCGCACCATTACATCTTTACCTTGTATGCGCTGGATATTGCCAAATGCCCGGTGCAGGGGAACTTCACCGGCGCCGAAGTGTTCAAGGCGATTTCGGGCCACATTTTGGCCAAGGCGAGTCTTACCGGCGTCTACAGCATGAATCCGGCTGTGAGACTCTGA
- a CDS encoding glycosyl hydrolase, producing MTPKPATGLVTLFVATRKGAFIFKSDKARRAWKVAGPMFFGHIVHHMVLDPRDRRTLLVAARTGHLGPTLFRSNDFGSNWKEASKPPAFPKAPEGQKGRIVDHVFWLTPGHATEPGAWYAGTSPQGLFRSEDGGDTWAPVAGFNEHSMYAKWTGGEQDGTPDGPKLHSIQIDPRDSRHLYLAMSSGGVFESVDKGANWKPLNAGVAADFLPIPNPEYGHDSHCVRLHPLAPDLLYQQNHCGIYRLERPATRWERVGANMPKKIGDIGFPLVLHPRDPVTLWVFPMDGTSVWPRTSPGGKPAAYVTRNAGKTWMRLDAGLPRSQGWFTVKRQAMTADAHDPVGVYFGTTSGDVWASRNEGAKWSCIARHLPHIYAVEAAELGR from the coding sequence ATGACGCCAAAACCCGCGACCGGGCTTGTTACTCTGTTTGTCGCGACGCGCAAGGGCGCCTTCATCTTCAAATCCGACAAGGCCCGGCGCGCGTGGAAGGTCGCGGGGCCGATGTTTTTCGGCCACATCGTGCACCACATGGTGCTTGACCCGCGCGACCGACGCACATTGCTCGTCGCCGCGCGCACCGGACATTTGGGCCCGACGCTGTTCCGCTCCAATGATTTCGGCAGCAACTGGAAGGAAGCGTCCAAACCGCCCGCTTTCCCCAAGGCGCCCGAGGGACAGAAGGGGCGTATCGTGGATCACGTGTTCTGGCTCACCCCCGGCCATGCCACCGAACCCGGCGCGTGGTATGCGGGAACTTCTCCGCAAGGCTTGTTCAGGAGCGAAGACGGCGGCGACACTTGGGCGCCAGTGGCGGGATTCAACGAGCACTCAATGTATGCGAAGTGGACAGGCGGTGAGCAGGACGGCACGCCCGATGGCCCGAAGCTGCACTCGATCCAGATTGACCCGCGTGACTCGCGTCACCTTTACCTGGCTATGTCGAGCGGCGGCGTGTTTGAAAGCGTTGACAAAGGCGCGAACTGGAAGCCGCTCAATGCCGGCGTCGCCGCTGATTTCCTGCCGATTCCGAATCCGGAGTACGGACACGATTCACATTGCGTGCGGCTGCACCCGCTCGCGCCGGACTTGCTCTATCAGCAGAACCACTGCGGCATCTACCGCTTGGAGCGCCCCGCGACCCGCTGGGAGCGCGTCGGCGCGAACATGCCAAAGAAAATCGGCGATATCGGCTTTCCGCTGGTGCTGCATCCGCGCGATCCGGTCACGCTGTGGGTATTCCCCATGGACGGGACTTCGGTGTGGCCGCGCACCAGTCCCGGCGGCAAACCCGCGGCCTACGTGACCCGCAACGCGGGCAAGACCTGGATGCGGCTGGATGCAGGCCTGCCGCGCAGCCAGGGGTGGTTCACGGTAAAACGACAGGCGATGACGGCCGACGCGCACGATCCCGTTGGAGTGTACTTTGGCACGACGAGCGGCGACGTGTGGGCGAGCAGAAATGAAGGAGCGAAGTGGTCCTGCATCGCTCGCCACCTGCCGCACATCTACGCAGTCGAGGCCGCCGAACTCGGGCGATGA